The Nocardia sp. NBC_01503 sequence GCTGACGTGCGATGGCGACCACGATGAGCAGTGCGCCCGCCGCGATGAAGAACATCATCCGCCGGTTCACCGGATCGTCCAGCCGGAAGCCGAAGAAGGTCTTGAAATCGCTGAGCCCGGTGAAACCGCCGATGGTCTGCTGCCCGGTGAGCAGAATCGCCAGCGCGGCGGCCAGGGCCTGGCTCAGGATGGCGAAGTACGCGCCCTTGACGCGGCGCTTGAAAACGCCGAATCCGAGCACGGCGGCAATGGCCGCGGGCAGCACCAGAATGCCGATGATCGCCACCGGTGCGGAGGCGAAAGGCTGCCAGTACGAGGGCAATTCGGAGATGCCCGCGATGGACATGAACTCCGGCACGTCCTCGTGCGCCTTGGCGGCATCGGCCATCTGCATATGCATGGCCATGATGTACGCGCCGATGCCGAAGAACACCCCCTGCCCGAGCGTCAGCATGCCGCCGCGCCCCCAGGCCAGGCCGATACCGACCGCGACAATCGCGAAGCAGAGGAACTTGGCGAGCAGGCTCAACCGGAAATCGCTGAGCGCCGCCGGGGCGATACCGAAGAGAACGATTGCGGCCAAGGCGAATCCGCCCACGGCCTTGAACGAGGAATTGGCGTTGAGCCGCTGAATGAGTGTCATGCGAGGCTCCGGGTGCGAACGGTGAACAGGCCCTGCGGGCGTACCTGCAGGAAGATCACGATCACCACGAAGACGATCACCTTGGCGACCGAGGCGGTGGTCGAGTATTCGACGAAGGAATTCAGCAGGCCCATACCGAAGGCCGCGATGACGGTGCCCTTGATCTGCCCGAGGCCGCCGATGACCACCACCAGGAAGGCGTCGACGAGGTAGGACTGCCCGATGGTGGGGCTGGTGGAGCCGATCAGGGTGAGCGCGACACCGGCGACAGCGGCCAGGCCGGAGCCGATGAAGAAGGTGCTGATATCGGTGAAACGTGAGGAGACACCGGAGGTTTCGGCGAGGCTGCGGTTCTGCACCACGGCGCGGATACGACGGCCCAGTGGAGTGGTCTTGAGAACCGTGGCCAGTGCGATGACCGCGGCGACGGCCAGCACCATGATGAAGATGCGGGTCTTGGGGACCACGGTTCCGGCAATGGAGAGGCCGCCGGTCAGCCAGTCGGGGGCCACCACGTTCTTGGCGGGTGCGCCGAAGATATCGCGGGTGACCTGCTGGAGTACCAGGCCGACACCGAAGGTGACGAGCAGGGTGTCCAGTGGGCGGTCGTACATCCAGCGGATGAGCCCCATCTCCAGGGCCGCGCCGAGTAGACCGCCGACCAGGAAGCCGACGAACAGCGACACGATCAACGCGACGCCGGTGGAGTGAATGACTTGCTGCACAACGAATGTGGTGTAACAACCGGCCATGATGAATTCACCGTGCGCCATATTGATCACGCCCATCTGACCGAAGGTCAGCGACAGACCGAGCGCGGCGAGCAGCAGGATCGAGCCGAGGCTCAAACCCGTGAACAGCTGTCCGACAGCGACTTCCATAATTTCTTGCCCTTCGCTTCGCTACGGGCGGGTTCGCGGCCCGGAGGTCCCGGTTCTTCCCTCCTCCGCTCCTCCGCTTCGCTCCCCCGCTCCAAGGCGCAGATCTATTGAGCCGCAGTCCAGAACCGGGACGGCCGCGAACCAAGCGGGCGGGGGAGTAGGGATTGTTTCTGTAGTTTTCCGACCGCCGTAACGGCCGGTGTGGGGGATGGGATCCCGCACCGGCCGCCCCTCATCGGCGGCCCTGCCCTCCGGTTCCGGTTGATCCATCCACCCAAAGTTCGCGGCCCGTCTCGGTTCTGGACTGAGTGGAGCGGGGGAGCGAAGCGGAGGAGCGGAGGGAGGGAAGAATCGAGACCTCGGGGGCCGCGAACCTGCCCGGAGCGAAGCGGAGGGCGAATTGGACACAGCTACTTGAGGCCCTTGGCCCAGTCGTAGGACTTGAGGTACGGGTCCGGCTTCACGGCCTGACCCGAATCCCAGACGGTGTAGATGAGGCCGTCGGCGCGGATCTCACCGATGCGGGCGGTCTTGGTGATGTGGTGGTTGGAGCCGTCGATGGTGACGGTGCCCTCGGGGGCGTCGTAGCTCACGCCGTCGGCAGCGGCCTGAATATCGGCGACCGCGAAGGACTTGGCCTTCTCGACGGTGTTCTTCCACAGGAAGACCGAGGCGTACGCGGCCTCCATCGGGTCCGAGGTGGGCTTGTTGGCGCCGAAGGCGGCCTTGTACGCGGCGACGAACGCCTTGTTGGCCGGGGTGTCGACGGTCTGGTAGTAGTTCCAGGCGGTCAGCTGGCCGGTGATGTTCTGCGCACCGATGCCCGCGACCTCCTCTTCGGCGATGGAGACCGAAACCACCGGCATATCAGTGGCTTTCAGGCCCGCGTTGGAGTACTCGCGGAAGAACGCCACATTGGAGTCGCCGTTGAGGGTGTTGAAGACCGCGCCCGCCTTGGAGTTGCGGACCTTGTTGACGATTGTGGAGAAATCGGTGGAGCCCAGCGGCGCGTAGTCCTCGCCCTTGATCTCGATGCCGTTGGCCTTGGCGTACGCCTTGATCTCGCGGTTGGCGGTCTGCGGGAAGACGTAGTCCGAGCCGACCAGGTAGAGGGAGGTGATGCCCTTCTGCTTCAGGTAGTCCAGGGCCGGGACGATCTGCTGGTTGGTGGTGGCGCCGGTGTAGAAGATGTTCTTGCTGTCCTCCAGGCCCTCGTACTGGACGGGGTAGTAGAGCAGCGAGTTCAGGGTCTCGAACTTGGGCTTCATGGCTTTACGGCTCGACGAGGTCCAGCCGCCGAAAACCGCTGCGACACAGTCGGAGCTGATCAGCTTCTCGGCCTTCTCGGCGAAGGTCTTGGGGTCCGAGGCGCCATCCTCGAGCACCAGGTCGATCTTCTTGCCCATGACGCCACCCGCAGCGTTGATCTGGTCCACCGCCATCTTGGTCGCGTTGGCGACGGTGACCTCACTGATGGCCATGGTGCCGGTCAGCGAGTGCAGCGACCCGATCTTGATGGTGTCCTTCGAGGTGTCGACACAGGACTTGGCGTTGGAGCCGGACGCGGTATCGCTGTCCCGCGACCCGCAGCCGGAGACCAGTGCGACCGATAGCACCAGGGCCGTCGGAATGGTGATGGCCTTGACCAGGCGCTGAGTTCGCTGCCGACGGTGGGAATCTTGCATTGGGCGGACCCTTCTCACTGACATCGACGCCACGTGCGTCGCTTGCGAATACGGCCGCGTATACAACCGGTGTATTCGTGAGGGGAACCGTAAACGGGAAGTATTGCGCCGGAATGACTCTCGATGACAGTCCGATTGCCGATGTTTCACAGACGTGAATTTCCGCTCACCGCAAGTGGATTCAAGCCGATCATGTTTGCTATAACAGCAGCTGAGGGGCGCTATTCGCGTGGCGGGCTACTGGATCACATACGGAGAGATTGAGCTTCGGTGCTCGCTGATGTCCAGGGACTTGCCCAGTGGGGGGAAGGCGCGCTGGGGGCAGTTGGAGCGTTCGCAGACTCGGCAACCCGCGCCGATGGGGGTGGGTTTGGGGTCGTTGAGGTCCAGGCCGTCGGCGTAGACGACACGGCCGGCGTGGCGGAGTTCGCAGCCCAGGCCGATGGCGAAGATCTTGGAGGGTTCGCCGTAGCGGGTGGCGCGACGCTCGACGGTGCGGGCGATCCAGAGATACTTTCTGCCGTCGGGCATCTGGGCTATCTGGGTCATGATTTTCGCGGGGTAGGCGAAGGTTTCGTAGACGTTCCACAGGGGGCAGGTGCCGCCGCTCGAGGAGAAGTGGAAGCCGGTGGCGGACTGGCGTTTCGACATATTGCCGGCGCGGTCCACGCGGACGAAGGAGAAGGGGACGCCGCGCAGGCGGGGGCGCTGCAGGGTGGAAAGGCGGTGGCAGATGGTTTCGTAACTCTGGGTGAAGAAGGCGGAGAGACGTTCTATGTCGTAGCGGAAATCCTCGGCCATTTCGTGAAAGTGGGTGTACGGCAACACCGTTGCGGCGGCGAAGTAGTTCGCCAGGCCCAGCTTCGCCAGGACGCGGGATTCCGGACTGGTGAAATTGCCTTCCT is a genomic window containing:
- the urtA gene encoding urea ABC transporter substrate-binding protein, with the translated sequence MQDSHRRQRTQRLVKAITIPTALVLSVALVSGCGSRDSDTASGSNAKSCVDTSKDTIKIGSLHSLTGTMAISEVTVANATKMAVDQINAAGGVMGKKIDLVLEDGASDPKTFAEKAEKLISSDCVAAVFGGWTSSSRKAMKPKFETLNSLLYYPVQYEGLEDSKNIFYTGATTNQQIVPALDYLKQKGITSLYLVGSDYVFPQTANREIKAYAKANGIEIKGEDYAPLGSTDFSTIVNKVRNSKAGAVFNTLNGDSNVAFFREYSNAGLKATDMPVVSVSIAEEEVAGIGAQNITGQLTAWNYYQTVDTPANKAFVAAYKAAFGANKPTSDPMEAAYASVFLWKNTVEKAKSFAVADIQAAADGVSYDAPEGTVTIDGSNHHITKTARIGEIRADGLIYTVWDSGQAVKPDPYLKSYDWAKGLK
- the urtB gene encoding urea ABC transporter permease subunit UrtB, with the protein product MEVAVGQLFTGLSLGSILLLAALGLSLTFGQMGVINMAHGEFIMAGCYTTFVVQQVIHSTGVALIVSLFVGFLVGGLLGAALEMGLIRWMYDRPLDTLLVTFGVGLVLQQVTRDIFGAPAKNVVAPDWLTGGLSIAGTVVPKTRIFIMVLAVAAVIALATVLKTTPLGRRIRAVVQNRSLAETSGVSSRFTDISTFFIGSGLAAVAGVALTLIGSTSPTIGQSYLVDAFLVVVIGGLGQIKGTVIAAFGMGLLNSFVEYSTTASVAKVIVFVVIVIFLQVRPQGLFTVRTRSLA
- the urtC gene encoding urea ABC transporter permease subunit UrtC, with product MTLIQRLNANSSFKAVGGFALAAIVLFGIAPAALSDFRLSLLAKFLCFAIVAVGIGLAWGRGGMLTLGQGVFFGIGAYIMAMHMQMADAAKAHEDVPEFMSIAGISELPSYWQPFASAPVAIIGILVLPAAIAAVLGFGVFKRRVKGAYFAILSQALAAALAILLTGQQTIGGFTGLSDFKTFFGFRLDDPVNRRMMFFIAAGALLIVVAIARQLMNSRYGELLVAVRDQEERVRFLGYDPANIKIVAYVVAAFFAGIAGALFTPIVGIISPADIGVVPSIAFLIGVAIGGRTALLGPVLGAIGVAWAQTTLSENFPSGWTYIQGALFIVVVGFLPAGLAGLWPLARQFAGRFRPAKPEGPAVGAGAAIVASVMSTGAAADDEVKVKA